Proteins encoded together in one Haloarcula rubripromontorii window:
- a CDS encoding glycosyltransferase, whose amino-acid sequence MTAERTTLWYFIGALVVGGAERTLVDLANEVDDGEYDVTIWTIFSTNPLETELSPEVTVRSLTDAGRVANGAIDGVESPLVYVFAPVKFCLAARREQPDLIQSFLFYDNVIARIAGVFCSATIITGIREVPNEEPVVRRVLDRMTISFSDAIVSNSTAGREYAIERGAKEENVAVVYNGRNIEQYRSAEPANLRAELDIPTESTVIGTVGRLVERKGHFDLLDAWPTIVSEIPDAHLVFVGDGADRERLAERVDSLGCAESVHFLGTRQDVPALLGAMDLFVFPSHYEGLPGAVIEAMAAELPIVATPVDGTSDLLANYRTGVFVDVQAPDEIAWATIRLQQHQSLAETLGTAAGERAASEFTIESMVDGFERVYRELESRPEETAYAQPLIE is encoded by the coding sequence ATGACTGCGGAGCGTACGACTCTCTGGTACTTCATCGGCGCGCTTGTCGTCGGTGGTGCCGAGCGCACACTCGTTGATCTAGCGAACGAGGTTGACGATGGGGAGTACGATGTCACTATCTGGACAATATTTTCGACGAACCCACTTGAGACAGAACTCTCGCCTGAGGTCACCGTTCGGTCGCTTACAGACGCTGGTCGTGTAGCGAACGGGGCAATAGATGGAGTCGAAAGCCCGCTCGTTTATGTGTTCGCCCCGGTCAAATTCTGTCTCGCCGCGCGCCGTGAACAACCTGATCTCATACAGTCGTTTCTCTTTTATGACAATGTAATTGCCAGGATCGCTGGCGTGTTCTGCTCTGCAACTATTATTACCGGCATCCGGGAGGTGCCTAACGAGGAACCGGTTGTCCGCCGCGTTCTCGACCGGATGACGATTTCATTCTCAGATGCCATCGTTTCGAACTCCACAGCGGGACGGGAATACGCCATTGAACGTGGTGCAAAAGAAGAAAACGTGGCGGTGGTCTACAATGGACGGAACATCGAACAGTACCGGTCGGCAGAGCCAGCGAATCTGCGAGCAGAGCTAGACATCCCGACGGAGAGCACTGTCATCGGAACCGTCGGCCGTCTCGTCGAGCGGAAAGGCCACTTCGACCTTCTTGATGCATGGCCAACTATTGTCTCCGAGATTCCCGATGCACATCTCGTATTCGTCGGTGATGGTGCCGACCGGGAGCGGCTGGCAGAACGGGTCGATTCACTCGGCTGTGCTGAGTCAGTTCATTTCCTCGGAACGCGACAGGATGTACCAGCCCTTCTCGGTGCGATGGATCTCTTCGTCTTCCCCTCCCACTATGAAGGGCTTCCGGGTGCAGTAATCGAAGCGATGGCTGCGGAGCTTCCGATTGTCGCGACACCTGTGGACGGGACTAGCGATCTGTTGGCGAATTACCGAACGGGGGTGTTCGTCGACGTACAGGCACCCGACGAAATTGCGTGGGCGACCATTCGTCTACAGCAGCATCAGTCTCTCGCCGAAACGCTTGGAACCGCCGCAGGGGAGCGGGCGGCAAGTGAGTTTACGATCGAATCGATGGTGGACGGCTTCGAGCGAGTGTATCGGGAACTCGAAAGCAGGCCTGAAGAGACCGCCTACGCACAGCCGCTGATTGAGTAA
- a CDS encoding sulfatase-like hydrolase/transferase: MDLDVENVLIYVDDAVRYNAVNDDLAELGQTHKTVAASTHTPTSFGSLLTGLLPPNSSIHSFKHSVPTNVRSVFDIECHEVSIAAQGGMNHSIAEMFGNPPRKSIADIEPPFVHVARRPGGHAPYNGFDWDDYEYRSETALEYLWRVSSDPETARDDYYDGVDRSFEEFKSVLRTLERRGLREDTLVIYTSDHGEVLGEYGYFGHTHLATPEVVYVPTSFIHPELAPSGENGLLHHVDILPTVASAMASKPDFGRLDGNTEGEGRTTGYTHLNHIRYGSLPGPAEKIVSLTGGFERTIKSLWDEHGGHTFVDGHKTTSSIIYLALLLQKPFGRQVFHNKKVRDSYSRFMPGHQSYGNPQFTADEARADIAAILSGQSEEKVRAIDENTTEQLENMGYL, encoded by the coding sequence CTCGACGTAGAGAACGTCCTCATATATGTCGACGACGCTGTCAGATATAACGCAGTTAACGATGATCTCGCGGAACTCGGGCAGACCCACAAGACGGTTGCAGCATCAACACACACGCCTACGTCGTTTGGGAGTCTACTGACCGGGCTATTACCACCGAACAGCAGCATCCATAGTTTCAAGCACTCCGTGCCCACCAACGTCCGCTCAGTATTCGATATTGAGTGTCACGAGGTTTCTATAGCCGCTCAAGGCGGCATGAACCACAGTATTGCGGAAATGTTTGGTAATCCCCCACGCAAATCGATTGCCGATATCGAACCCCCCTTTGTCCACGTTGCGCGTCGGCCCGGTGGCCACGCGCCGTACAATGGATTCGACTGGGACGACTACGAATACCGCAGCGAAACCGCCCTTGAATACCTCTGGCGCGTATCGTCGGACCCGGAAACGGCGCGAGATGACTATTACGACGGTGTCGACCGCTCGTTCGAAGAGTTCAAGAGCGTACTTCGGACGCTTGAACGTAGAGGGCTTCGCGAAGATACTCTCGTCATCTATACCAGTGACCACGGCGAGGTACTCGGAGAGTACGGGTACTTCGGACACACACACCTCGCGACGCCTGAGGTGGTATACGTTCCGACATCATTCATTCATCCGGAGCTAGCTCCCTCCGGTGAGAACGGGCTCTTACACCATGTGGACATCTTACCGACGGTCGCAAGCGCGATGGCCTCGAAACCTGATTTCGGTCGGCTGGATGGGAATACAGAAGGAGAAGGTCGAACGACTGGTTACACGCACCTGAACCACATTCGATACGGCTCGTTACCGGGACCCGCTGAGAAGATTGTCAGTCTCACTGGCGGGTTTGAGCGGACGATCAAGAGCCTCTGGGACGAACACGGTGGGCACACGTTCGTTGACGGACACAAAACGACGTCATCGATCATATATCTGGCACTGCTACTGCAGAAACCCTTTGGACGACAGGTCTTCCACAACAAGAAGGTTCGAGACTCGTACTCTCGATTTATGCCGGGACATCAGTCGTATGGAAATCCACAGTTTACCGCGGACGAAGCGCGGGCGGATATCGCAGCCATCCTCTCTGGACAGAGTGAGGAAAAAGTGCGTGCTATCGATGAGAACACGACAGAACAGCTCGAAAACATGGGTTACCTCTGA